One segment of Niveibacterium microcysteis DNA contains the following:
- the nadD gene encoding nicotinate-nucleotide adenylyltransferase: MVRSPELAPLGILGGTFDPIHFGHLRLAEEARQQLRLARVRLIPAGRPAHRGAPGARAEQRLAMTQLAAAGNATLEVDAAEVLSNAPSYTVPTLERLRRELGAQQPLVLLLGADAFAGLPTWHRWRSLFELAHIAVATRPGHSLDTHALPPELAAVCDERSTDASALATSPAGCILRFPITPLDISATAIRSACARLESPRYLLPDGVVDYIAQHRLYREAPCEPEEEPS, from the coding sequence ATGGTCCGCTCGCCTGAGCTCGCGCCGCTCGGCATCCTCGGCGGCACCTTCGACCCGATCCACTTCGGCCACCTGAGGCTTGCCGAAGAGGCCCGCCAGCAGCTGAGGCTCGCCCGAGTACGCCTGATTCCGGCTGGCCGCCCCGCCCACCGCGGCGCGCCCGGCGCGCGAGCGGAACAACGCCTGGCGATGACGCAGCTGGCCGCCGCCGGCAACGCTACGCTGGAAGTCGATGCCGCGGAGGTCCTCAGCAACGCACCGAGCTACACCGTACCGACACTGGAACGCCTGCGCCGCGAACTGGGCGCACAGCAACCGCTTGTGTTGCTGCTGGGGGCTGACGCCTTCGCCGGCCTGCCGACCTGGCATCGCTGGCGCAGCCTGTTCGAGCTTGCCCACATTGCCGTCGCAACCCGGCCCGGCCATTCGCTCGACACCCACGCGCTGCCGCCCGAGCTGGCGGCCGTGTGCGACGAACGAAGCACCGATGCAAGCGCGCTGGCGACGTCGCCAGCCGGCTGCATCCTGCGTTTCCCGATCACCCCGCTCGACATTTCAGCCACCGCCATCCGCAGCGCCTGCGCGCGCCTAGAGAGCCCGCGCTACCTGTTGCCGGATGGGGTTGTCGACTATATTGCCCAGCACCGCCTCTATCGCGAGGCGCCCTGCGAACCGGAGGAAGAACCGTCCTGA